The Papilio machaon chromosome 28, ilPapMach1.1, whole genome shotgun sequence genome includes a window with the following:
- the LOC123722590 gene encoding uncharacterized protein LOC123722590, producing MGSPIAPVAANIFIEYFEEEALKHAPFKPRYWWRYVDAVFAVVPRQAVNHLNDVHPKIHFTTEEGNVGTLPFLDVLVKREPSGNLVHTVYRKPTHTDRYLRADSHHHPSQLSSVPRTLINRAIRLCDTQFLQAELTHVRHVLESNGYNWRQSYRIANTAYFISLAVQSIYFRDFEICQY from the coding sequence ATGGGCTCGCCAATAGCACCAGTTGCggctaatatatttatagaatacTTCGAGGAGGAGGCGTTAAAGCATGCACCTTTTAAACCCAGATACTGGTGGAGATACGTAGACGCCGTGTTCGCCGTAGTTCCCAGACAGGCCGTAAACCATTTGAACGACGTACATCCAAAAATCCATTTTACTACGGAGGAGGGAAATGTTGGAACTCTCCCATTTTTGGACGTACTAGTGAAGCGGGAACCTAGTGGTAATCTAGTACATACCGTGTATAGAAAGCCTACACACACGGACCGGTACTTGAGGGCGGACTCTCATCACCATCCATCCCAGCTATCTTCAGTGCCGCGCACGCTTATAAATCGCGCAATACGTTTATGCGACACTCAATTCCTGCAGGCTGAATTGACGCACGTACGGCACGTATTAGAGAGCAATGGATACAACTGGCGACAGAGTTACCGAATAGCTAACACGGCCTACTTTATCTCGCTTGCTGTACAATCTATATACTTCAGAGATTTTGAAATATGTCAATACTGA